tgaacttACAACCGAATCCAACTATAACGTAAATATTTTGCGTTAATGTCATGCCAAGAGAAGGCATAACATCATCAAGCATATAAATCTCGCCTTTTAAGCTAATTTCGATGGTAAAAGGATTTATGGTGGGAATGAGCATTAAAAATAATcgtttcaaattttgatttcttctgaaaaagagaacgaaaatgaaaacgaattaTTGAATGAAAGCTGGTTGTAGAAAGAGTCACAAAAGAATTATCAAAGTAAAGCTTAGTTTTCTTAGAGGTGTTTCAGACGTTTAgaaaggggagaaaaaaaaaccagataCATCTTCCACCAGAAAAGTTAATCAATTATGATTATTTAGTTTGATTGGGACAGATTATACTGTATTGTATATGTTGATGTCAATTTGTTTTCAGAAAGCTGTTATTGGTTATCCGAGTACCTAAAAGGTtttgaaaagaagaagaaaagattgTCCGAAAAAGCCTACCAATTaccttttgattttgtttgcaaaattatCTGCCTTGCGCCACGTGCGAATGCAGCTCAAGCAAAAGATATGCTTGCAGTTGGGCAGAATACCGAAGCGCTGTTCGCGCGGTCTCTTCTCCAGGACCGTCTCCAGACAGATGCCGCATGCTTTGTCGCGCGAGCGCTGCACGGCGAACGAGTGTTCCATGTCCTGCTCGTGTTGCTTGATGCAGTCGGCTGTGTGCTGTTGGCGTTGCTCGGCGTCGTCCGGATGCAGGCAGAATTTGTCACAAAGCTCGCACCGTAGGCCGTGCAAGAGGTTGCAGTTCCCGACCGAGCACCTGCCGGTGGCTAGATAGTCGACGCAAAGCGGAGGCGACGGAGGTCGACAGAGGGGAACTGCTATGCCGTTGTGGTTATTGTGAGCTTTAACGATGCTGGCGTATGACAGACTGCACGCGCCGCCACTGTCGTCCTTCTCGTCCGTGTAGTCTTCCTCGTCATCTTCGTCATTGCTTCTTTCCTTCTGGTCTTTGCCGTCCGACTGGCAGATTTCAGCCGATAGACGCGATTTGGGCACAAATACGGGTGCATCGATCCACTTGGACGGATCGAGTCTGGTAGCTGGTACTTTCACGCCGTTCACTtcgccatttttcttcccgttgCCCGTTGTTGCGGCGCCGGCATTACCGGTACTGGGACCAATATCAACCTTCGCCTTTTGGGTCGAATGTTCGGGCAGGATGCTTTCCGGGTCATGCCGGGCCGAATGTAAGAACTGGCAAGCCGTACCGTGTCTGCAGCGGCCACGCAGGTGAAATTTGCACAACACCCTGGCGGGTGCGCTATTTAACGGGGCCAAATCTTGCTCGGGTCCGTTGCGGCTCTCTGCGTCCATTGCGGACAACTGCACTCTGGGTCCCGACAATCTGGATGGATGCCGTCTAGAACAACAACGACGTAGGTCTTTGTGGTGGTGCACCCACAGCCAATCGGCGACTTCCGGTCGGGGAAGTGTATCGGAAAATGATGCTCTTTTGTACGGCTATAGGATAGAAGTGAAAACAGGAAAGAAACattacaaaaactaaaaattgaTCTGGATTTTCGTTTCGTCTGCATTCAAGTGCGTGGCCCGTTTGCTAGCGAGCTAATTTTTTGATAGAAGAAAACTCTCTTTTCGGAACGGAAACTGACTGACGTCGGCAACTTGATTAAGTGTAGGATGAGCGTGTTTCGGATagattgaattgaattgaaagatTTATCGGAT
This region of Anopheles coustani chromosome X, idAnoCousDA_361_x.2, whole genome shotgun sequence genomic DNA includes:
- the LOC131269766 gene encoding probable E3 ubiquitin-protein ligase makorin-1, whose amino-acid sequence is MDAESRNGPEQDLAPLNSAPARVLCKFHLRGRCRHGTACQFLHSARHDPESILPEHSTQKAKVDIGPSTGNAGAATTGNGKKNGEVNGVKVPATRLDPSKWIDAPVFVPKSRLSAEICQSDGKDQKERSNDEDDEEDYTDEKDDSGGACSLSYASIVKAHNNHNGIAVPLCRPPSPPLCVDYLATGRCSVGNCNLLHGLRCELCDKFCLHPDDAEQRQQHTADCIKQHEQDMEHSFAVQRSRDKACGICLETVLEKRPREQRFGILPNCKHIFCLSCIRTWRKADNFANKIKRGCPTCRIASDFVCPSYVWIETDDEKKKLIDDYKRACSGTDCMHFKKGAAKCPFGNKCFYRHALANGELIDVGAPPRRRVQNRPRNAGGWIMEELFEFLGPGHTIVDEFAITYLTDDDDSDFEDLDMYDMDYDFGVFRGSRAYDSDEDLLFSHFEF